One window of the Saccopteryx bilineata isolate mSacBil1 chromosome 2, mSacBil1_pri_phased_curated, whole genome shotgun sequence genome contains the following:
- the CHAD gene encoding chondroadherin: protein MARPILLLSLGLLAGLLPALAACPQNCHCHGDLQHVICDKVGLQKIPKVSEKTKLLNLQRNSFPVLAANSFRGMPNLVSLHLQHCQIREVAAGAFRGLKQLIYLYLSHNDIRVLRAGAFDDLTELTYLYLDHNKVTELPRGLLSPLVNLFILQLNNNKIRELRAGAFQGAKDLRWLYLSENALSSLQPGALDDVENLAKFHLDRNQLSSYPAAALSKLRVVEELKLSHNPLKSIPDNAFQSFGRYLETLWLDSTNLEKFSDGAFVGVTTLKNIHLENNRLNQLPSNFPFDNLETLALTNNPWKCTCQLRGLRRWLEAKTSRPDATCASPSKFRGQHIRDTDAFRSCKFPTKRSKKAGRH, encoded by the exons ATGGCTCGCCCGATCCTCTTGCTCAGCCTCGGCCTCCTGGCCGGTCTGCTGCCGGCGCTGGCCGCCTGCCCCCAGAACTGCCACTGCCACGGCGACCTGCAGCACGTCATCTGTGACAAGGTGGGACTGCAGAAGATCCCTAAGGTATCTGAGAAGACCAAACTGCTCAACCTACAGCGCAACAGTTTCCCCGTGCTGGCTGCCAACTCTTTCCGAGGCATGCCCAACCTCGTGTCGCTGCACCTGCAGCACTGTCAGATCCGCGAGGTGGCCGCCGGCGCCTTCCGCGGCCTCAAGCAGCTCATCTACCTGTACCTGTCCCACAACGACATCCGCGTGCTGCGCGCCGGCGCCTTCGACGACCTTACCGAGCTTACATACCTCTACCTGGACCACAACAAGGTGACCGAGCTGCCGCGGGGGCTACTCTCCCCGCTGGTCAACCTTTTCATCCTGCAGCTCAACAACAACAAGATCCGAGAGCTGCGCGCCGGCGCGTTCCAGGGCGCCAAGGACCTGCGCTGGCTCTACCTGTCGGAGAACGCGCTCAGCTCCCTGCAGCCCGGAGCTCTGGACGACGTGGAGAACCTCGCCAAGTTCCACCTGGACAGGAACCAGCTCTCCAGCTACCCCGCGGCGGCACTGAGCAAGCTTCGGGTGGTGGAGGAGCTGAAGTTGTCCCACAACCCCCTGAAGAGCATTCCCGACAATGCCTTCCAGTCTTTTGGCAGATACCTGGAGACCCTCTGGCTGGACAGCACCAACCTGGAGAAG TTCTCTGATGGCGCCTTCGTGGGTGTGACCACACTGAAAAACATCCACCTGGAGAACAACCGCCTGAACCAGCTGCCCTCCAACTTCCCCTTTGACAACCTCGAGACCCTCGCTCTCACCAACAACCCCTGGAAGTGCACCTGCCAGCTCCGGGGCCTCCGGAG gtGGCTGGAAGCCAAGACTTCCCGCCCTGATGCCACTTGCGCCTCGCCTTCCAAGTTCAGGGGCCAGCACATCCGTGACACAGACGCCTTCCGCAGCTGCAAGTTCCCCACTAAGAGGTCCAAGAAAGCTGGACGCCATTAA
- the RSAD1 gene encoding radical S-adenosyl methionine domain-containing protein 1, mitochondrial isoform X3, producing the protein MTLPRARAGAWAAAAKVAQRRRLAECAEGPPSPVTWGQRAALYVHWPYCEKRCSYCNFNKYIPRGVEEAAVRSCLVTEAQTLLRLSGVQRVESVFFGGGTPSLASPHTVAAVLEAVAQATHLPADTEVTLEANPTSAPASKLAAFGAAGVNRLSIGLQSLDDTELQLLGRTHSAREGLQTLGEARRLFPGRVSVDLMLGLPAQRVGPWLRQLEELLRCCDDHISLYQLSLERGTALFARVQQGALPAPDPELAAEMYQEGRTALREVGFRQYEVSNFTRHGALSTHNWTYWQCGQYIGVGPGAHGRFVPQGAGGLVREARIQTLEPDNWMKEVMQCGHGTRRRVPLGELELLEEVLAMGLRTDVGITHQHWQQFEPQLTLWDVFGAREDVDALLERGLLLLDGRGLRCSWEGMAVLDSLLLTLLPLLQDAWQQKTPSPMPGG; encoded by the exons ATGACGCTTCCCCGGGCCCGGGCCGGTGCCTGGGCGGCGGCAGCCAAAGTGGCCCAGAGGCGCCGTCTCGCTGAGTGCGCGGAAGGACCACCGAGTCCTGTGACCTGGGGCCAGCGCGCGGCGCTTTACGTCCAC TGGCCCTATTGTGAGAAGCGCTGCAGTTACTGCAACTTCAATAAGTACATCCCCCGCGGCGTGGAGGAGGCTGCTGTGCGGAGCTGCCTGGTGACCGAGGCACAGACACTGCTGCGACTCAGCGGGGTGCAGCG TGTAGAATCTGTGTTCTTTGGTGGAGGCACCCCCAGCCTGGCCAGTCCCCACACCGTTGCTGCTGTCCTGGAGGCAGTGGCCCAGGCAACTCACCTGCCTGCAGACACCGAAGTCACATTGGAGGCCAACCCCACTTCTGCCCCAGCCTCCAAGCTGGCAGCGTTCGGGGCAGCAGGAGTCAACAGATTGTCCATTGGCCTCCAG TCTCTGGATGACACTGAGCTCCAGCTGCTGGGGCGGACACACTCGGCCCGCGAGGGTCTACAGACACTGGGAGAGGCCCGGCGCCTGTTTCCTGGGCGTGTATCCGTGGACCTGATGCTGGGGCTGCCGGCACAGCGGGTGGGGCCGTGGCTCAGGCAGCTTGAGGAATTGCTGCGCTGCTGTGATGACCACATCTCCCTCTACCAGCTGTCCCTGGAGCGGGGCACTGCCCTCTTTGCCCGGGTGCAGCAGGGTGCCCTTCCTGCCCCAGACCCCGAGCTTGCTGCTGAGATGTACCAGGAGGGACGGACAGCGCTTCGGGAAGTTGGCTTCCGCCAGTATGAGGTCTCCAACTTCACCCGGCAT ggGGCGCTGAGTACCCACAATTGGACTTACTGGCAGTGCGGTCAGTACATTGGCGTTGGGCCTG GGGCCCATGGGCGATTTGTGCCCCAGGGGGCCGGGGGCCTTGTCCGGGAGGCCCGGATCCAGACTCTGGAGCCTGACAACTGGATGAAGGAGGTGATGCAGTGTGGACACGGCACGCGGAGGCGCGTCCCGCTGGGCGAGCTGGAGCT GCTGGAGGAAGTTTTGGCGATGGGGCTACGCACCGATGTGGGGATCACTCACCAG CACTGGCAGCAGTTTGAGCCCCAGCTGACCCTGTGGGACGTGTTTGGAGCACGGGAGGATGTGGACGCACTGCTGGAGCGGGGCCTGCTGCTGCTAGATGgcag GGGTCTCCGGTGTTCGTGGGAAGGTATGGCCGTGCTGGACTCTCTGTTGCTGACCCTTCTACCTCTACTCCAAGATGCCTGGCAGCAGAAAACCCCCTCCCCCATGCCAGGAGGGTGA
- the RSAD1 gene encoding radical S-adenosyl methionine domain-containing protein 1, mitochondrial isoform X4: protein MTLPRARAGAWAAAAKVAQRRRLAECAEGPPSPVTWGQRAALYVHWPYCEKRCSYCNFNKYIPRGVEEAAVRSCLVTEAQTLLRLSGVQRVESVFFGGGTPSLASPHTVAAVLEAVAQATHLPADTEVTLEANPTSAPASKLAAFGAAGVNRLSIGLQSLDDTELQLLGRTHSAREGLQTLGEARRLFPGRVSVDLMLGLPAQRVGPWLRQLEELLRCCDDHISLYQLSLERGTALFARVQQGALPAPDPELAAEMYQEGRTALREVGFRQYEVSNFTRHGALSTHNWTYWQCGQYIGVGPGAHGRFVPQGAGGLVREARIQTLEPDNWMKEVMQCGHGTRRRVPLGELELLEEVLAMGLRTDVGITHQGSPVFVGRYGRAGLSVADPSTSTPRCLAAENPLPHARRVIDVPVFQDTLPGSPVISCLPS, encoded by the exons ATGACGCTTCCCCGGGCCCGGGCCGGTGCCTGGGCGGCGGCAGCCAAAGTGGCCCAGAGGCGCCGTCTCGCTGAGTGCGCGGAAGGACCACCGAGTCCTGTGACCTGGGGCCAGCGCGCGGCGCTTTACGTCCAC TGGCCCTATTGTGAGAAGCGCTGCAGTTACTGCAACTTCAATAAGTACATCCCCCGCGGCGTGGAGGAGGCTGCTGTGCGGAGCTGCCTGGTGACCGAGGCACAGACACTGCTGCGACTCAGCGGGGTGCAGCG TGTAGAATCTGTGTTCTTTGGTGGAGGCACCCCCAGCCTGGCCAGTCCCCACACCGTTGCTGCTGTCCTGGAGGCAGTGGCCCAGGCAACTCACCTGCCTGCAGACACCGAAGTCACATTGGAGGCCAACCCCACTTCTGCCCCAGCCTCCAAGCTGGCAGCGTTCGGGGCAGCAGGAGTCAACAGATTGTCCATTGGCCTCCAG TCTCTGGATGACACTGAGCTCCAGCTGCTGGGGCGGACACACTCGGCCCGCGAGGGTCTACAGACACTGGGAGAGGCCCGGCGCCTGTTTCCTGGGCGTGTATCCGTGGACCTGATGCTGGGGCTGCCGGCACAGCGGGTGGGGCCGTGGCTCAGGCAGCTTGAGGAATTGCTGCGCTGCTGTGATGACCACATCTCCCTCTACCAGCTGTCCCTGGAGCGGGGCACTGCCCTCTTTGCCCGGGTGCAGCAGGGTGCCCTTCCTGCCCCAGACCCCGAGCTTGCTGCTGAGATGTACCAGGAGGGACGGACAGCGCTTCGGGAAGTTGGCTTCCGCCAGTATGAGGTCTCCAACTTCACCCGGCAT ggGGCGCTGAGTACCCACAATTGGACTTACTGGCAGTGCGGTCAGTACATTGGCGTTGGGCCTG GGGCCCATGGGCGATTTGTGCCCCAGGGGGCCGGGGGCCTTGTCCGGGAGGCCCGGATCCAGACTCTGGAGCCTGACAACTGGATGAAGGAGGTGATGCAGTGTGGACACGGCACGCGGAGGCGCGTCCCGCTGGGCGAGCTGGAGCT GCTGGAGGAAGTTTTGGCGATGGGGCTACGCACCGATGTGGGGATCACTCACCAG GGGTCTCCGGTGTTCGTGGGAAGGTATGGCCGTGCTGGACTCTCTGTTGCTGACCCTTCTACCTCTACTCCAAGATGCCTGGCAGCAGAAAACCCCCTCCCCCATGCCAGGAGGGTGATAGATGTCCCTGTATTCCAGGACACTCTCCCAG GAAGCCCTGTCATCTCCTGCCTTCCATCCTGA
- the RSAD1 gene encoding radical S-adenosyl methionine domain-containing protein 1, mitochondrial isoform X2: protein MTLPRARAGAWAAAAKVAQRRRLAECAEGPPSPVTWGQRAALYVHWPYCEKRCSYCNFNKYIPRGVEEAAVRSCLVTEAQTLLRLSGVQRVESVFFGGGTPSLASPHTVAAVLEAVAQATHLPADTEVTLEANPTSAPASKLAAFGAAGVNRLSIGLQSLDDTELQLLGRTHSAREGLQTLGEARRLFPGRVSVDLMLGLPAQRVGPWLRQLEELLRCCDDHISLYQLSLERGTALFARVQQGALPAPDPELAAEMYQEGRTALREVGFRQYEVSNFTRHGALSTHNWTYWQCGQYIGVGPGAHGRFVPQGAGGLVREARIQTLEPDNWMKEVMQCGHGTRRRVPLGELELLEEVLAMGLRTDVGITHQGSPVFVGRYGRAGLSVADPSTSTPRCLAAENPLPHARRVIDVPVFQDTLPEAEPVRTHMSRFHKTIHFLGQNCILQRKDLNNKIAVD, encoded by the exons ATGACGCTTCCCCGGGCCCGGGCCGGTGCCTGGGCGGCGGCAGCCAAAGTGGCCCAGAGGCGCCGTCTCGCTGAGTGCGCGGAAGGACCACCGAGTCCTGTGACCTGGGGCCAGCGCGCGGCGCTTTACGTCCAC TGGCCCTATTGTGAGAAGCGCTGCAGTTACTGCAACTTCAATAAGTACATCCCCCGCGGCGTGGAGGAGGCTGCTGTGCGGAGCTGCCTGGTGACCGAGGCACAGACACTGCTGCGACTCAGCGGGGTGCAGCG TGTAGAATCTGTGTTCTTTGGTGGAGGCACCCCCAGCCTGGCCAGTCCCCACACCGTTGCTGCTGTCCTGGAGGCAGTGGCCCAGGCAACTCACCTGCCTGCAGACACCGAAGTCACATTGGAGGCCAACCCCACTTCTGCCCCAGCCTCCAAGCTGGCAGCGTTCGGGGCAGCAGGAGTCAACAGATTGTCCATTGGCCTCCAG TCTCTGGATGACACTGAGCTCCAGCTGCTGGGGCGGACACACTCGGCCCGCGAGGGTCTACAGACACTGGGAGAGGCCCGGCGCCTGTTTCCTGGGCGTGTATCCGTGGACCTGATGCTGGGGCTGCCGGCACAGCGGGTGGGGCCGTGGCTCAGGCAGCTTGAGGAATTGCTGCGCTGCTGTGATGACCACATCTCCCTCTACCAGCTGTCCCTGGAGCGGGGCACTGCCCTCTTTGCCCGGGTGCAGCAGGGTGCCCTTCCTGCCCCAGACCCCGAGCTTGCTGCTGAGATGTACCAGGAGGGACGGACAGCGCTTCGGGAAGTTGGCTTCCGCCAGTATGAGGTCTCCAACTTCACCCGGCAT ggGGCGCTGAGTACCCACAATTGGACTTACTGGCAGTGCGGTCAGTACATTGGCGTTGGGCCTG GGGCCCATGGGCGATTTGTGCCCCAGGGGGCCGGGGGCCTTGTCCGGGAGGCCCGGATCCAGACTCTGGAGCCTGACAACTGGATGAAGGAGGTGATGCAGTGTGGACACGGCACGCGGAGGCGCGTCCCGCTGGGCGAGCTGGAGCT GCTGGAGGAAGTTTTGGCGATGGGGCTACGCACCGATGTGGGGATCACTCACCAG GGGTCTCCGGTGTTCGTGGGAAGGTATGGCCGTGCTGGACTCTCTGTTGCTGACCCTTCTACCTCTACTCCAAGATGCCTGGCAGCAGAAAACCCCCTCCCCCATGCCAGGAGGGTGATAGATGTCCCTGTATTCCAGGACACTCTCCCAG AGGCTGAACCAGTGAGAACTCACATGTCCCGTTTCCATAAGACCATCCACTTCCTGGGACAGAACTGCATTCTGCAAAGAAAggacttaaataataaaattgctgTAGACTAA
- the RSAD1 gene encoding radical S-adenosyl methionine domain-containing protein 1, mitochondrial isoform X1, translated as MTLPRARAGAWAAAAKVAQRRRLAECAEGPPSPVTWGQRAALYVHWPYCEKRCSYCNFNKYIPRGVEEAAVRSCLVTEAQTLLRLSGVQRVESVFFGGGTPSLASPHTVAAVLEAVAQATHLPADTEVTLEANPTSAPASKLAAFGAAGVNRLSIGLQSLDDTELQLLGRTHSAREGLQTLGEARRLFPGRVSVDLMLGLPAQRVGPWLRQLEELLRCCDDHISLYQLSLERGTALFARVQQGALPAPDPELAAEMYQEGRTALREVGFRQYEVSNFTRHGALSTHNWTYWQCGQYIGVGPGAHGRFVPQGAGGLVREARIQTLEPDNWMKEVMQCGHGTRRRVPLGELELLEEVLAMGLRTDVGITHQGSPVFVGRYGRAGLSVADPSTSTPRCLAAENPLPHARRVIDVPVFQDTLPGPFRKPCHLLPSILRVWGQEGRGGHGYFLTRPSGVGSFALHPGLPWLVHQRGPPY; from the exons ATGACGCTTCCCCGGGCCCGGGCCGGTGCCTGGGCGGCGGCAGCCAAAGTGGCCCAGAGGCGCCGTCTCGCTGAGTGCGCGGAAGGACCACCGAGTCCTGTGACCTGGGGCCAGCGCGCGGCGCTTTACGTCCAC TGGCCCTATTGTGAGAAGCGCTGCAGTTACTGCAACTTCAATAAGTACATCCCCCGCGGCGTGGAGGAGGCTGCTGTGCGGAGCTGCCTGGTGACCGAGGCACAGACACTGCTGCGACTCAGCGGGGTGCAGCG TGTAGAATCTGTGTTCTTTGGTGGAGGCACCCCCAGCCTGGCCAGTCCCCACACCGTTGCTGCTGTCCTGGAGGCAGTGGCCCAGGCAACTCACCTGCCTGCAGACACCGAAGTCACATTGGAGGCCAACCCCACTTCTGCCCCAGCCTCCAAGCTGGCAGCGTTCGGGGCAGCAGGAGTCAACAGATTGTCCATTGGCCTCCAG TCTCTGGATGACACTGAGCTCCAGCTGCTGGGGCGGACACACTCGGCCCGCGAGGGTCTACAGACACTGGGAGAGGCCCGGCGCCTGTTTCCTGGGCGTGTATCCGTGGACCTGATGCTGGGGCTGCCGGCACAGCGGGTGGGGCCGTGGCTCAGGCAGCTTGAGGAATTGCTGCGCTGCTGTGATGACCACATCTCCCTCTACCAGCTGTCCCTGGAGCGGGGCACTGCCCTCTTTGCCCGGGTGCAGCAGGGTGCCCTTCCTGCCCCAGACCCCGAGCTTGCTGCTGAGATGTACCAGGAGGGACGGACAGCGCTTCGGGAAGTTGGCTTCCGCCAGTATGAGGTCTCCAACTTCACCCGGCAT ggGGCGCTGAGTACCCACAATTGGACTTACTGGCAGTGCGGTCAGTACATTGGCGTTGGGCCTG GGGCCCATGGGCGATTTGTGCCCCAGGGGGCCGGGGGCCTTGTCCGGGAGGCCCGGATCCAGACTCTGGAGCCTGACAACTGGATGAAGGAGGTGATGCAGTGTGGACACGGCACGCGGAGGCGCGTCCCGCTGGGCGAGCTGGAGCT GCTGGAGGAAGTTTTGGCGATGGGGCTACGCACCGATGTGGGGATCACTCACCAG GGGTCTCCGGTGTTCGTGGGAAGGTATGGCCGTGCTGGACTCTCTGTTGCTGACCCTTCTACCTCTACTCCAAGATGCCTGGCAGCAGAAAACCCCCTCCCCCATGCCAGGAGGGTGATAGATGTCCCTGTATTCCAGGACACTCTCCCAG GCCCATTTAGGAAGCCCTGTCATCTCCTGCCTTCCATCCTGAGAGTCTGGGGACAAGAGGGACGAGGGGGACACGGCTACTTCCTGACAAGACCAAGTGGAGTGGGATCCTTCGCTCTGCATCCAGGCCTTCCGTGGCTCGTCCATCAGCGAGGTCCTCCGTACTGA